From Oryza sativa Japonica Group chromosome 4, ASM3414082v1, one genomic window encodes:
- the LOC112938609 gene encoding heavy metal-associated isoprenylated plant protein 16-like, whose protein sequence is MKQKIVIKACMPCDGCRVKALGVAAKADGVISMAITGDDRDRLEVVGDGVDVTCLVTCLRKKVRFADVLQVEEVKDKKPEEEKKKPEEEKKPPECPCQATLPVPWCPPPPCYYPPPSMVYCEEQPSPCSIM, encoded by the exons ATGAAG CAAAAGATCGTGATCAAGGCGTGCATGCCGTGCGACGGGTGCAGGGTGAAGGCGCTGggggtggcggcgaaggcggacGGGGTGATCTCGATGGCGATCACCGGCGACGACAGGGACCGCCtcgaggtcgtcggcgacggcgtcgacgtgACCTGCCTCGTCACCTGCCTCCGCAAGAAGGTGCGCTTCGCCGACGTCCTGCAGGTGGAGGAGGTCAAGGACAagaagccggaggaggagaagaagaagccggaggaggagaagaagccgCCGGAGTGCCCGTGCCAGGCCACGCTCCCCGTGCCGTGgtgccctcctcctccgtgcTACtacccgccgccgtcgatggTCTACTGCGAGGAGCAGCCGAGCCCCTGCTCCATCATGTGA
- the LOC4336109 gene encoding heavy metal-associated isoprenylated plant protein 16: MKQKIVIKVSMPCEKSRSKAMKLVVMASGVSSVEVTGDGKDRLQVVGDGVDAACLVTCLRKKIGHAELVQVEEVKEKKPEEKKPEEKKPEPCYCPHPCYYHHHYGGIPVAVGDQPSDPCSIM, encoded by the exons ATGAAG CAAAAGATCGTGATCAAGGTGAGCATGCCGTGCGAGAAGAGCCGGTCCAAGGCGATGAAGCTGGTGGTGATGGCCTCCGGCGTGAGCTCGGTGGaggtcaccggcgacggcaaggACCGGCTGCAggtggtcggcgacggcgtcgacgcggCCTGCCTCGTCACCTGCCTCCGCAAGAAGATCGGCCACGCGGAGCTCGTgcaggtggaggaggtgaaggAGAAGAAGCCGGAGGAGAAGAAGCCGGAGGAGAAGAAGCCGGAGCCGTGCTACTGCCCTCATCCCtgctactaccaccaccactacgGTGGGATACCGGTGGCCGTCGGCGACCAGCCGAGCGACCCCTGCTCCATCATGTAA